A stretch of Scheffersomyces stipitis CBS 6054 chromosome 2, complete sequence DNA encodes these proteins:
- the ALP1 gene encoding high-affinity permease for basic amino acids (go_component membrane~go_process transport) — protein MITIAGVIGSGLFLGTGRSLATGGPLSLLLSYAIVGLLVFFMMLSLGEMSVQFPVSGSFTTYAKRFGSDSLGFAILINYWFNDACSVAGDLTAMQLIMAYWTDFHWYVISLIFWVFLLFLNVIHVRIYGETEYWLALLKVVTIIIFFIVSIIVNAGHNNQHEYIGFKWWSHGDAPFVDGLKGFTSLFVSAAFAMGGLESVSLTAGETANPIKVIPKTIKATFWRIIIFYLFTAFFIGMNIPYDYPNLATKSVATSPFTLVFQMVGAKAGGGFMNAVIMTSLVSAGNHALFAGSRLAFNLGSQGFFPKIFTRLNRYQIPYVAVIFTWLAGGLCFGSSFIGAGTLWSWIQSIVGLSNLISWWVIGVISIRFRRGLAKQGRTDELLFKNWSYPLGPYFVVIFGGFIILIQGWSTLKPFVAADFFQSYIELGVFPVTFIFWWLVKKGKDRFVKLEEMDFDTDRYYESKEEKEEERYASTLKGWQKFRYGFAENFL, from the coding sequence ATGATTACCATTGCCGGTGTTATTGGTAGTGGTCTTTTCTTAGGTACTGGTAGATCTTTGGCTACCGGTGGtcctctttctcttttatTGAGTTATGCCATCGTGGGTTTGTTGGTTTTCTTCATGATGCTTTCGTTGGGAGAGATGTCAGTGCAATTCCCGGTGTCTGGTTCCTTCACCACTTACGCAAAGAGATTCGGAAGTGACTCGCTTGGTTTCGCCATTCTCATCAACTACTGGTTCAACGATGCCTGCTCAGTTGCCGGAGACCTTACTGCTATGCAACTTATTATGGCTTACTGGACTGACTTCCACTGGTATGTCATCTCCCTTATCTTCTGGGTatttctcttgttcttgaacgTTATCCATGTAAGAATCTATGGTGAAACCGAATATTGGTTGGCTTTGCTTAAAGTTGTCACgatcatcatcttcttcattgttAGTATCATTGTTAATGCTGGTCACAATAACCAACACGAATACATTGGTTTCAAATGGTGGAGTCACGGTGATGCACCTTTTGTCGATGGTCTCAAGGGATTCACTTCTTTGTTTGTGTCAGCTGCTTTCGCAATGGGTGGATTGGAATCGGTTTCCCTTACTGCTGGTGAAACTGCCAACCCTATTAAGGTCATTCCAAAGACGATTAAGGCAACCTTCTGGCGTATTATTATTTTCTACTTGTTCACCGCCTTCTTCATTGGAATGAACATCCCATACGACTACCCAAATTTGGCTACCAAGAGTGTTGCCACTTCTCCATTCACTCTTGTTTTCCAAATGGTGGGTGCAAAGGCTGGTGGTGGTTTCATGAATGCCGTGATCATGACCTCGTTAGTCTCTGCCGGTAACCATGCCTTGTTTGCTGGTTCCAGATTGGCATTCAACTTGGGTTCCCAAGGTTTCTTTCCTAAGATCTTTACCAGACTTAACAGATACCAAATTCCATACGTCGCTGTCATTTTCACTTGGCTCGCAGGTGGTTTGTGTTTCGGTTCTTCCTTCATTGGAGCCGGTACCTTGTGGTCTTGGATTCAAAGTATTGTTGGTCTCTCCAATTTGATTTCATGGTGGGTTATTGGTGTTATCAGCATTCGTTTCAGAAGAGGTTTGGCCAAGCAAGGTAGAACGGACGAACTTTTATTCAAGAACTGGTCTTATCCTCTCGGACCCTACTTCGTTGTTATTTTTGGTGGTTTCATTATCTTGATTCAAGGTTGGTCTACGCTCAAGCCCTTCGTTGCTGCTGACTTTTTCCAATCCTACATCGAATTGGGTGTCTTCCCAGtcactttcattttctggTGGTTAGTGAAAAAGGGTAAGGACAGATTCGTGAAGCTCGAAGAGATGGACTTCGACACCGACAGATACTATGAAAGCaaggaagagaaggaagaagaaagatatGCACTGACCTTAAAAGGATGGCAAAAATTCAGATACGGTTTTGCTGAAAACTTCTTATAG